A genome region from Mastacembelus armatus chromosome 8, fMasArm1.2, whole genome shotgun sequence includes the following:
- the ccdc97 gene encoding coiled-coil domain-containing protein 97, giving the protein MWGEIEPPVKTSEDKLPDEPATGTQQPLRNDQPIVSVSQAESSCVSSMVEAVARSGCPVKSQQIGEAELTPEQRREELLHQYRSRPLVFLERYHACIKPQHLSAFSHVSSDPRAQHYSKVIQRRATGCTNRTRIRNQRYAALRALQKEGQYFSEEQMRVREPLLYEQYIGQYLTDEEVLERSQEAMLDGAEGEESARGGLAHLLLNSYQERLIQNRLQEEQEREEGAQEEDEDEEEGDDRVQLNEWAPTAQEKALLREEFISQMHRRFLDGKDKDFNYSEVDENPEYDNLDIVSRDAEDKYFDEDEEEEDEDEDEESMTE; this is encoded by the exons ATGTGGGGTGAGATTGAACCTCCCGTTAAAACAAGTGAAGACAAATTACCGGATGAACCAGCGACAGGTACCCAGCAGCCCCTGCGCAACGACCAG CCCATCGTCAGCGTGAGCCAGGCCGAGTCCAGCTGTGTCAGCTCCATGGTGGAGGCCGTCGCCAGGAGTGGGTGCCCGGTGAAGAGCCAGCAGATTGGGGAGGCCGAGCTGACCCCAGAGCAGCgcagagaggagctgctgcaTCAGTACCGGAGCAGACCACTGGTGTTCCTGGAGAGGTACCAT GCCTGCATCAAGCCCCAGCACCTGTCAGCCTTCAGCCACGTCAGCTCAGACCCACGGGCCCAACACTACAGCAAAGTGATACAGAGACGAGCCACAGGTTGCACCAACAGAACCAGGATCAGAAACCAGCGCTATGCTGCCCTCAGGGCCCTGCAGAAGG AGGGTCAGTATTTCAGCGAGGAGCAGATGCGCGTGAGGGAGCCGCTGCTGTATGAACAATATATTGGCCAATACCTGACTGACGAGGAG GTGCTGGAACGCTCCCAGGAAGCCATGTTGGATGGTGCAGAGGGGGAAGAGAGTGCCAGGGGAGGGCTCGCCCACCTCCTCCTCAACTCCTACCAGGAGCGCCTCATCCAGAACCGTctgcaggaggagcaggagcgAGAGGAGGGTGCacaggaggaggacgaggatgaggaagagggtG ATGATAGAGTCCAGCTCAATGAATGGGCACCTACTGCACAGGAGAAGGCTCTGCTCAGGGAGGAGTTCATCAGTCAGATGCACCGGCGCTTCCTAGATGGCAAAGACAAAGATTTCAATTACAG tgAGGTGGATGAGAACCCAGAGTACGACAACTTGGACATCGTCAGCAGAGACGCAGAGGATAAGTACTttgatgaagatgaggaagaagaggatgaagatgaagatgaagaaagcATGACAGAGTAG
- the LOC113141328 gene encoding uncharacterized protein LOC113141328 isoform X1, whose amino-acid sequence MNVDGLNDAEQTDVEERDQMKRKRRSTTQRVIYTECDDDDDDDYNKKKKKKKEEDYAQTDNEQPGPSDQTHNKGTPVNIIYIESDDDDDDDYNKKKKKEEDYAQTDNEQPGPSDQTHNKGTPVNKPWDVTCGNKRGILHRVKLARGDDCILCEGSWFSPTKFEKFGGKGSSKKWKSTIFHKNKPLQYFLDQKRITVGVKKKTTKKTPKVTSACEVNRFMQIDMCHERFSLFLQPKIFSESESSAEESPEDTEEEDDDKDDDWRPNSEGLVQEAEEGEEKRVESEDEEAVEMDKNGEDGEPKLNIPPYEKSLLKDVSVVIKQLPEARSDHQPSCREHLLTDSLHDCGEAQSEEQSEPNTLEIPDLSVTPDTHEDPPQMSGPHITAEEFIQSNERKDPCESHGMSGSESSAAGKMSDVSTMTVPTPLRIKEERLRQLTENLGQADATTSGHDAARLEEMAHETTLSHTTESSDTVERPDFRSSANIDLDTMDLDQLKREKIKMQLKVLKLEQEYYTLKIRKLKKDNVITQGQSSFNS is encoded by the exons ATGAACGTCGACGGCCTGAATGATGCAGAGCAAACAGATGTGGAGGAAA GAGACCAAATGAAGCGGAAAAGAAGAAGTACAACACAGAGAGTCATTTATACtgaatgtgatgatgatgatgatgatgattacaataaaaagaagaagaagaagaaggaggaggattaTGCTCAGACAGACAATGAGCAGCCTGGACCATCTGACCAGACCCACAACAAGGGGACGCCTGTAAACA tcaTTTATATTgaaagtgatgatgatgatgatgatgattacaataagaagaagaagaaggaggaggattaTGCTCAGACAGACAATGAGCAGCCTGGACCATCTGACCAGACCCACAACAAGGGGACGCCTGTAAACA AACCCTGGGATGTGACCTGTGGAAACAAACGGGGCATTCTGCATAGAGTGAAGTTGGCCAGAG GTGACGACTGTATTCTGTGTGAGGGCAGCTGGTTCTCTCCCACTAAATTTGAGAAGTTTGGTGGTAAAGGTTCCAGTAAAAAATGGAAATCGACTATTTTCCACAAAAATAAACCACTGCAGTATTTCCTTGAT CAAAAGAGAATAACTGTAggagttaaaaagaaaacaaccaagaaGACTCCAAAGGTAACGTCAGCATGTGAGGtcaacagatttatgcaaattGACATGTGTCATGAGAGATTTTCTTTATTCCTCCAGCCAAAGATATTTTCTGAATCAGAGAGCTCCGCTGAAG AGTCCCCAGAAGACACtgaggaagaagatgatgacAAAGATGACGACTGGCGTCCAAACAGTGAGGGACTGGtgcaggaggcagaggagggcGAGGAAAAAAGGGTGGAGTCTGAAGATGAAGAAGCTGTAGAAATGGACAAGAATGGAGAAG acGGGGAACCAAAGCTGAATATCCCACCCTATGAGAAAAGCTTGCTGAAGGATGTAAGTGTCGTCATCAAGCAGCTCCCAGAG GCCAGGAGTGATCATCAGCCCAGCTGCAGGGAGCATCTGCTGACAG ACAGTTTGCATGACTGTGGGGAAGCACAGAGTGAAGAGCAGAGTGAACCCAACACTTTGGAAATACCTGACCTCTCCGTAACACCAGACACACATGAGGATCCCCCACAGATGTCAGGTCCACACATCACTGCGGAAGAATTCATTCAAAGTAATGAAAGAAAAGACCCCTGTGAAAGTCATGGCATGTCAGGATCTGAGTCCAGTGCAGCTGGAAAAATGAGTGATGTCAGCACAATGACAGTCCCCACACCGCTGCGTATCAAAGAAGAAAGATTACGTCAACTGA CTGAGAATCTAGGGCAGGCAGATGCCACCACCTCCGGCCACGATGCAGCACGATTAGAAGAGATGGCGCATGAGACGAC GCTTTCCCACACAACAGAATCCTCAGACACGGTGGAGCGGCCAGACTTTAGGTCCTCTGCTAACATCGATCTGGACACAATGGACCTAGATCaactgaagagagagaaaatcaaaaTGCAACTGAAAGTTTTAAAGTTAGAGCAGGAATACTACACTCTGAAAATAAGGAAACTCAAAAAGGACAATGTAATTACTCAAGGACAGAGTAGTTTTAATAGTTAA
- the LOC113141328 gene encoding uncharacterized protein LOC113141328 isoform X2: MNVDGLNDAEQTDVEERDQMKRKRRSTTQRVIYTECDDDDDDDYNKKKKKKKEEDYAQTDNEQPGPSDQTHNKGTPVNIIYIESDDDDDDDYNKKKKKEEDYAQTDNEQPGPSDQTHNKGTPVNKPWDVTCGNKRGILHRVKLARGDDCILCEGSWFSPTKFEKFGGKGSSKKWKSTIFHKNKPLQYFLDQKRITVGVKKKTTKKTPKVTSACEVNRFMQIDMCHERFSLFLQPKIFSESESSAEESPEDTEEEDDDKDDDWRPNSEGLVQEAEEGEEKRVESEDEEAVEMDKNGEDGEPKLNIPPYEKSLLKDARSDHQPSCREHLLTDSLHDCGEAQSEEQSEPNTLEIPDLSVTPDTHEDPPQMSGPHITAEEFIQSNERKDPCESHGMSGSESSAAGKMSDVSTMTVPTPLRIKEERLRQLTENLGQADATTSGHDAARLEEMAHETTLSHTTESSDTVERPDFRSSANIDLDTMDLDQLKREKIKMQLKVLKLEQEYYTLKIRKLKKDNVITQGQSSFNS, encoded by the exons ATGAACGTCGACGGCCTGAATGATGCAGAGCAAACAGATGTGGAGGAAA GAGACCAAATGAAGCGGAAAAGAAGAAGTACAACACAGAGAGTCATTTATACtgaatgtgatgatgatgatgatgatgattacaataaaaagaagaagaagaagaaggaggaggattaTGCTCAGACAGACAATGAGCAGCCTGGACCATCTGACCAGACCCACAACAAGGGGACGCCTGTAAACA tcaTTTATATTgaaagtgatgatgatgatgatgatgattacaataagaagaagaagaaggaggaggattaTGCTCAGACAGACAATGAGCAGCCTGGACCATCTGACCAGACCCACAACAAGGGGACGCCTGTAAACA AACCCTGGGATGTGACCTGTGGAAACAAACGGGGCATTCTGCATAGAGTGAAGTTGGCCAGAG GTGACGACTGTATTCTGTGTGAGGGCAGCTGGTTCTCTCCCACTAAATTTGAGAAGTTTGGTGGTAAAGGTTCCAGTAAAAAATGGAAATCGACTATTTTCCACAAAAATAAACCACTGCAGTATTTCCTTGAT CAAAAGAGAATAACTGTAggagttaaaaagaaaacaaccaagaaGACTCCAAAGGTAACGTCAGCATGTGAGGtcaacagatttatgcaaattGACATGTGTCATGAGAGATTTTCTTTATTCCTCCAGCCAAAGATATTTTCTGAATCAGAGAGCTCCGCTGAAG AGTCCCCAGAAGACACtgaggaagaagatgatgacAAAGATGACGACTGGCGTCCAAACAGTGAGGGACTGGtgcaggaggcagaggagggcGAGGAAAAAAGGGTGGAGTCTGAAGATGAAGAAGCTGTAGAAATGGACAAGAATGGAGAAG acGGGGAACCAAAGCTGAATATCCCACCCTATGAGAAAAGCTTGCTGAAGGAT GCCAGGAGTGATCATCAGCCCAGCTGCAGGGAGCATCTGCTGACAG ACAGTTTGCATGACTGTGGGGAAGCACAGAGTGAAGAGCAGAGTGAACCCAACACTTTGGAAATACCTGACCTCTCCGTAACACCAGACACACATGAGGATCCCCCACAGATGTCAGGTCCACACATCACTGCGGAAGAATTCATTCAAAGTAATGAAAGAAAAGACCCCTGTGAAAGTCATGGCATGTCAGGATCTGAGTCCAGTGCAGCTGGAAAAATGAGTGATGTCAGCACAATGACAGTCCCCACACCGCTGCGTATCAAAGAAGAAAGATTACGTCAACTGA CTGAGAATCTAGGGCAGGCAGATGCCACCACCTCCGGCCACGATGCAGCACGATTAGAAGAGATGGCGCATGAGACGAC GCTTTCCCACACAACAGAATCCTCAGACACGGTGGAGCGGCCAGACTTTAGGTCCTCTGCTAACATCGATCTGGACACAATGGACCTAGATCaactgaagagagagaaaatcaaaaTGCAACTGAAAGTTTTAAAGTTAGAGCAGGAATACTACACTCTGAAAATAAGGAAACTCAAAAAGGACAATGTAATTACTCAAGGACAGAGTAGTTTTAATAGTTAA
- the LOC113141328 gene encoding uncharacterized protein LOC113141328 isoform X3: protein MNVDGLNDAEQTDVEERDQMKRKRRSTTQRVIYTECDDDDDDDYNKKKKKKKEEDYAQTDNEQPGPSDQTHNKGTPVNIIYIESDDDDDDDYNKKKKKEEDYAQTDNEQPGPSDQTHNKGTPVNKPWDVTCGNKRGILHRVKLARGDDCILCEGSWFSPTKFEKFGGKGSSKKWKSTIFHKNKPLQYFLDQKRITVGVKKKTTKKTPKPKIFSESESSAEESPEDTEEEDDDKDDDWRPNSEGLVQEAEEGEEKRVESEDEEAVEMDKNGEDGEPKLNIPPYEKSLLKDVSVVIKQLPEARSDHQPSCREHLLTDSLHDCGEAQSEEQSEPNTLEIPDLSVTPDTHEDPPQMSGPHITAEEFIQSNERKDPCESHGMSGSESSAAGKMSDVSTMTVPTPLRIKEERLRQLTENLGQADATTSGHDAARLEEMAHETTLSHTTESSDTVERPDFRSSANIDLDTMDLDQLKREKIKMQLKVLKLEQEYYTLKIRKLKKDNVITQGQSSFNS from the exons ATGAACGTCGACGGCCTGAATGATGCAGAGCAAACAGATGTGGAGGAAA GAGACCAAATGAAGCGGAAAAGAAGAAGTACAACACAGAGAGTCATTTATACtgaatgtgatgatgatgatgatgatgattacaataaaaagaagaagaagaagaaggaggaggattaTGCTCAGACAGACAATGAGCAGCCTGGACCATCTGACCAGACCCACAACAAGGGGACGCCTGTAAACA tcaTTTATATTgaaagtgatgatgatgatgatgatgattacaataagaagaagaagaaggaggaggattaTGCTCAGACAGACAATGAGCAGCCTGGACCATCTGACCAGACCCACAACAAGGGGACGCCTGTAAACA AACCCTGGGATGTGACCTGTGGAAACAAACGGGGCATTCTGCATAGAGTGAAGTTGGCCAGAG GTGACGACTGTATTCTGTGTGAGGGCAGCTGGTTCTCTCCCACTAAATTTGAGAAGTTTGGTGGTAAAGGTTCCAGTAAAAAATGGAAATCGACTATTTTCCACAAAAATAAACCACTGCAGTATTTCCTTGAT CAAAAGAGAATAACTGTAggagttaaaaagaaaacaaccaagaaGACTCCAAAG CCAAAGATATTTTCTGAATCAGAGAGCTCCGCTGAAG AGTCCCCAGAAGACACtgaggaagaagatgatgacAAAGATGACGACTGGCGTCCAAACAGTGAGGGACTGGtgcaggaggcagaggagggcGAGGAAAAAAGGGTGGAGTCTGAAGATGAAGAAGCTGTAGAAATGGACAAGAATGGAGAAG acGGGGAACCAAAGCTGAATATCCCACCCTATGAGAAAAGCTTGCTGAAGGATGTAAGTGTCGTCATCAAGCAGCTCCCAGAG GCCAGGAGTGATCATCAGCCCAGCTGCAGGGAGCATCTGCTGACAG ACAGTTTGCATGACTGTGGGGAAGCACAGAGTGAAGAGCAGAGTGAACCCAACACTTTGGAAATACCTGACCTCTCCGTAACACCAGACACACATGAGGATCCCCCACAGATGTCAGGTCCACACATCACTGCGGAAGAATTCATTCAAAGTAATGAAAGAAAAGACCCCTGTGAAAGTCATGGCATGTCAGGATCTGAGTCCAGTGCAGCTGGAAAAATGAGTGATGTCAGCACAATGACAGTCCCCACACCGCTGCGTATCAAAGAAGAAAGATTACGTCAACTGA CTGAGAATCTAGGGCAGGCAGATGCCACCACCTCCGGCCACGATGCAGCACGATTAGAAGAGATGGCGCATGAGACGAC GCTTTCCCACACAACAGAATCCTCAGACACGGTGGAGCGGCCAGACTTTAGGTCCTCTGCTAACATCGATCTGGACACAATGGACCTAGATCaactgaagagagagaaaatcaaaaTGCAACTGAAAGTTTTAAAGTTAGAGCAGGAATACTACACTCTGAAAATAAGGAAACTCAAAAAGGACAATGTAATTACTCAAGGACAGAGTAGTTTTAATAGTTAA
- the LOC113141169 gene encoding uncharacterized protein LOC113141169 → MEGNLQGGGGDVAPMHVKTEALEENTSAGVLGRQEPPAPCGDTACRGGGGGGGVHQTAEELADTELQAATTTPPVLLYPVSTERFFTTSADGKTYLKIAPASVMPPAPSEKTIPSGSDFSSKAVLCLIEAVGRRWGLYETRERSQLFQSVQEEMASKGHVLPVEKIRRKWNNLIVTYKRVKDRSRETGHAKTSWEFFDLMDATLCDTVGSQIVNNKRSKGGSSALTLPCPSAKGAAKPPLTQPPTIIRPSSGDFDPAGGVDSGGQGAASSTAATTSVTTASISPTSAPELKPLIVLNGVATSIHPATIVPSPSFISSPCFTDTASTSPSFGSSSTTEPNASRYISREAPPFSSGVIPFRLSAAPLSNSQNLLSLSTSFTPTSSCLTSSAATSLPSTTTSVAEGQNQKGNEEPSGAALFQEVLKRQEEQAYLDRVARRRVEAREKRRERREVRMAESLGRIATALELLSSKQDTVIALLQRLADRK, encoded by the exons ATGGAGGGGAATCTGCAGGGAGGCGGCGGCGACGTCGCACCAATGCATGTGAAAACTGAAGCGCTggaagaaaacacatcagccGGGGTTTTGGGCAGACAGGAGCCGCCTGCGCCCTGCGGAGACACGGcatgcagaggaggaggaggaggaggaggagtgcaTCAGACTGCAGAGGAGCTGGCTGACACAGAGCTGCAAGCAGCCACCACAACTcctcctgtgctgctgt ATCCTGTGAGCACAGAGCGGTTCTTCACCACATCAGCGGATGGGAAGACGTACCTGAAGATAGCTCCAG CCTCCGTGATGCCTCCTGCCCCTTCAGAGAAGACGATTCCCTCCGGCTCGGATTTCTCCTCCAAAGCGGTTTTGTGTCTGATCGAGGCCGTCGGGCGCCGCTGGGGCCTGTATGAGACCCGGGAACGCTCACAGCTCTTCCAGAGCGTCCAGGAGGAAATGGCGTCCAAGGGGCACGTGCTTCCTGTTGAAAAGATCCGCCGCAAGTGGAACAACCTCATTGTTACATACAAGAGGGTTAAAGACCGCAGCCGGGAGACGGGACACGCTAAGACATCCTGGGAGTTCTTTGAC CTGATGGATGCCACGCTCTGCGACACTGTTGGTTCTCAGATCGTCAACAACAAAAGGAGCAAAGGTGGTAGCAGTGCTCTCACACTGCCCTGCCCTTCAGCAAAGGGCGCTGCAAAGCCTCCGCTCACACAACCCCCCACCATCATCCGCCCTAGTAGTGGTGACTTTGATCCGGCTGGTGGTGTGGACTCAGGAGGTCAGGGGGCCGCCAGCAGCACCGCTGCCACAACCTCAGTGACCACAGCGAGCATCAGCCCAACCAGCGCTCCAGAGCTCAAACCCCTTATCGTCCTCAACGGTGTTGCGACCAGCATTCATCCCGCCACCATCGTGCCATCTCcctccttcatctcctcccCGTGTTTTACAGACACGGCCTCTACTTCCCCTTCGTTTGGCTCCAGCAGTACCACAGAGCCCAACGCATCTCGCTACATAAGCCGTGAAGCTCCGCCCTTTTCATCAGGCGTCATACCTTTTCGCCTCAGTGCAGCGCCGCTCAGCAACAGTCAGAATCTCCTGAGCCTCTCCACCTCTTTCACCCCTACGTCCTCCTGCCTCACCTCTTCTGCTGCCACCTCGTTGCCTTCAACGACCACGTCGGTGGCCGAGGGACAGAACCAGAAGGGAAACGAGGAGCCGAGCGGCGCCGCTTTGTTCCAGGAGGTCCTGAAGCGGCAGGAGGAGCAGGCCTACCTGGATCGAGTGGCTCGCCGCAGGGTGGAAGCCCGAGAGAAAAGGCGTGAGAGGAGGGAGGTGCGGATGGCAGAGTCCCTCGGCAGAATAGCCACAGCTCTGGAGCTGCTGTCGTCTAAACAGGACACAGTCATCGCCCTGTTGCAGAGACTGGCTGATCGCAAGTGA